The following proteins are co-located in the Pedobacter sp. FW305-3-2-15-E-R2A2 genome:
- a CDS encoding DUF4249 domain-containing protein, giving the protein MKSMNFKKYTRSVFAIFALGAFSACEKVIDLKLDEAVPVIVIDAGISDLNENHVVKISKTYNFTDPNKFNGVSKANIVLKADGNVVAAFVESTIPGVYRSVTKFKGKPGSRYDLMVTCEGKTYEASSVMPARVALDALTFKTFNFFGGNKSYIVANFSDPAGIANQYRYILKTKGVVEEDAVSEDRFNDGNKVENVIFYELDDLVKGDSVHVEFQCVDRNVYRYFYSLGQNSGQGGPPVSPANPPSNFSNGALGVFNAHTSSSRTAVIK; this is encoded by the coding sequence ATGAAAAGCATGAATTTTAAAAAATATACCCGCTCCGTTTTTGCAATCTTCGCACTGGGGGCTTTTAGCGCCTGCGAAAAAGTTATTGACCTTAAACTGGATGAGGCTGTTCCGGTGATTGTCATTGATGCGGGAATTAGTGACCTGAATGAAAATCACGTTGTAAAGATCTCAAAAACATATAATTTCACAGATCCGAATAAATTTAATGGTGTCAGTAAAGCCAATATCGTATTGAAGGCCGATGGTAATGTTGTGGCTGCCTTTGTGGAAAGCACGATTCCCGGAGTGTATCGGAGTGTCACTAAATTTAAGGGAAAACCCGGGAGCAGGTACGACCTGATGGTAACCTGCGAAGGGAAAACCTATGAGGCCAGTTCTGTTATGCCTGCAAGAGTAGCACTGGATGCACTGACCTTCAAAACCTTTAACTTTTTTGGCGGGAATAAGAGCTATATCGTCGCCAACTTTTCAGATCCCGCCGGGATTGCCAATCAATACCGTTATATCTTAAAAACCAAAGGAGTAGTGGAGGAAGATGCGGTGAGCGAGGATCGTTTTAATGATGGCAATAAGGTAGAAAATGTAATTTTTTACGAACTGGACGATCTGGTAAAAGGCGATAGTGTTCATGTAGAATTCCAATGTGTAGATAGAAATGTATACCGCTATTTTTATAGCCTCGGACAAAATTCAGGACAAGGAGGACCACCAGTTTCTCCTGCAAATCCACCTTCCAATTTCAGCAATGGTGCCCTGGGTGTATTCAATGCCCATACTTCAAGTTCCAGAACAGCCGTAATTAAATAA
- a CDS encoding TonB-dependent receptor — translation MPYTIRVVLILLLTTLFQYSNAQTRRTVNGNITDSKTGETLIGASVKLIGSTPAGGITNAYGFYSLNVTDGNYEVSVSFIGYKTVVRKVEISKDIRLNFALEDDNQLDEVVISATKKNENVSSPQMGLQKINVREINNVPVLLGERDVLKTLQLLPGIKSAGEGNSGFYVRGGSTDQNLILLDEAPVYNASHLLGFFSTFNSDAIKDVSVYKGGMPAQYGGRLASVLDIKMNDGNRKEFTAEGGIGLISSRLKVEGPIVKDKGSFMVSARRTYMDAFFKLSSDSSINQNTLYFYDINAKANYQLDDKNTLYLSGYFGRDKLGLAKTFGFNWGNATVTLRWNHLYSNKLFSNTSLIYSNYNYVIQNFMEENNFEVNSSIKDFNLKQDFEYSLSNDHHLKFGLNVIHHTIAPGKLTADARSSVNETTYENRKGLESAAYLSDEWAVNDRLNLVYGLRLSAFSLLGPGNFKTYDAEGNTIQTKAYGSGDFVKNYLNLEPRFSASYQLNPASSLKGAYTRNIQNIHLMSNSTSTSPTDLYIMNSNNVKPEVADQVALGYFRNFNEDKYEFSAEVYYKWMQNQIEYRSGTDLRGNGNVEADLLYGDGRAYGIELFLKKRFGKFNGWIGYTYSRTERQFDAINEGKWFYAKQDRTHDLSLVGIYKAGPRWTFSSVFVYNTGNAVTYPSGKYQLNGRTAFYYKEKNGYRTPAYHRLDVSATLEGKPGKKLQSSWSFGIYNLYNRQNAFSIDFKDDPDDPTRTQVTRTTLFGIIPSVTWNFKF, via the coding sequence ATGCCTTACACCATTAGAGTTGTACTGATACTTTTGCTCACTACCCTGTTTCAATATTCAAATGCCCAAACCAGAAGAACGGTAAATGGAAATATCACCGATTCGAAGACCGGAGAGACCTTAATTGGTGCGAGTGTTAAACTCATAGGAAGTACTCCTGCAGGAGGAATTACCAATGCTTACGGTTTTTATTCCCTCAATGTAACCGATGGAAATTATGAAGTATCTGTCAGCTTTATCGGCTATAAGACGGTGGTCAGGAAAGTCGAAATCAGTAAAGACATCCGGCTAAATTTTGCATTAGAGGACGACAATCAGCTGGATGAAGTGGTGATTTCTGCCACTAAGAAAAATGAAAATGTAAGCAGTCCGCAGATGGGACTTCAAAAGATAAATGTGCGGGAGATCAATAATGTTCCCGTATTATTAGGGGAGCGGGATGTCCTGAAGACTTTGCAGCTATTGCCGGGAATAAAATCGGCAGGGGAAGGCAACAGTGGTTTTTATGTAAGGGGAGGGTCGACAGATCAGAACCTGATCCTCCTGGATGAGGCGCCAGTTTACAATGCTTCCCACTTATTGGGTTTCTTCTCTACTTTTAACTCTGATGCCATCAAAGATGTAAGCGTTTACAAAGGAGGCATGCCTGCACAATACGGAGGCAGACTTGCTTCCGTGCTCGACATTAAGATGAATGATGGAAACCGTAAGGAATTTACTGCAGAAGGTGGAATAGGCCTCATTTCTTCCAGGTTAAAAGTGGAAGGACCGATTGTAAAGGACAAAGGTTCTTTTATGGTCAGTGCCCGAAGAACCTATATGGATGCTTTTTTTAAGCTCTCCTCAGATAGCTCTATCAATCAAAATACCCTCTATTTTTACGATATCAATGCCAAGGCAAACTATCAGCTGGATGATAAAAACACCTTATACCTGTCTGGCTATTTCGGAAGGGACAAATTAGGTCTGGCAAAAACCTTTGGCTTCAACTGGGGAAATGCTACCGTAACTTTGCGCTGGAATCATTTATACAGCAATAAATTATTCTCGAATACCTCGCTGATTTACAGCAACTACAATTACGTCATTCAGAACTTTATGGAGGAGAATAATTTTGAAGTCAACTCCTCCATTAAAGACTTTAACCTGAAGCAGGACTTTGAATATAGCCTGAGTAATGACCATCACCTTAAATTCGGATTAAACGTTATTCACCATACCATTGCTCCGGGAAAGCTCACTGCGGATGCCCGTTCCAGTGTAAATGAAACGACCTACGAAAACCGTAAAGGTCTGGAATCGGCAGCGTATCTTTCAGATGAGTGGGCGGTCAATGACCGGTTAAACCTGGTTTACGGATTGAGATTAAGCGCTTTCTCCCTGTTGGGGCCAGGTAACTTTAAAACCTATGATGCAGAAGGGAATACCATCCAGACCAAAGCTTATGGATCTGGCGATTTTGTGAAAAACTACCTCAACCTGGAGCCCAGATTTTCTGCGAGCTACCAGCTGAACCCCGCCAGCTCCCTGAAAGGAGCTTATACGAGAAACATTCAGAACATCCACCTGATGTCTAATTCTACCTCCACCTCACCTACGGATTTGTACATCATGAACAGTAATAATGTGAAACCGGAAGTTGCAGATCAGGTTGCTTTAGGCTATTTCAGGAATTTCAATGAAGATAAATATGAGTTTTCTGCAGAAGTATATTATAAATGGATGCAGAACCAGATTGAATACCGGAGCGGAACAGATTTAAGGGGGAACGGAAATGTGGAAGCAGACCTGTTATACGGAGATGGCCGCGCTTATGGAATTGAATTGTTTTTAAAGAAGCGCTTCGGCAAATTTAACGGCTGGATTGGTTATACCTATTCCAGAACCGAGCGACAGTTTGATGCTATTAATGAAGGGAAGTGGTTTTACGCCAAACAAGACCGGACCCATGACCTTTCTTTGGTTGGAATTTATAAGGCAGGGCCACGCTGGACCTTCTCTTCTGTTTTTGTCTACAATACCGGAAATGCCGTAACCTATCCAAGTGGCAAATACCAGTTGAATGGAAGGACTGCTTTCTATTACAAGGAAAAGAACGGATACCGGACACCTGCCTATCACCGCCTCGACGTTTCAGCTACCCTGGAAGGAAAGCCGGGGAAAAAGCTGCAATCCAGCTGGTCTTTTGGGATTTACAACCTGTACAACCGCCAAAATGCATTCTCTATTGATTTTAAAGACGATCCCGATGATCCAACCCGGACTCAGGTTACAAGGACAACCCTGTTTGGCATCATTCCTTCTGTAACCTGGAACTTTAAATTTTAG
- a CDS encoding NAD(P)/FAD-dependent oxidoreductase has translation MEINNPLEVIIIGGSYAGLSAAMTLGRAMRKVLVIDSGQPCNAQTPHSHNFITHDGETPAEIVRKAKAQVLKYPTVEFLNDRVISAEKSGASFELKTESGKKLRAKKLVFATGLKDRMPDIPGFAECWGISVIHCPYCHGYEVRHQKTAMLANGNDALHFAQVLSNWTKELVLFTNGPISLDADQQAQLIKHGVSWIEAPLSHIIHQNGQLTHLVLKDGQEHAFAVMYARIPFDQHSSLPQELGCALTGQGFLEVDELQHTNIPGIYAAGDNTTMMRAVSQAVAAGMRAGAAINYDLIVESW, from the coding sequence ATGGAAATTAACAATCCTTTGGAAGTGATCATTATTGGTGGAAGCTATGCCGGACTGTCCGCGGCCATGACCTTGGGTCGTGCGATGCGAAAAGTGTTGGTTATTGACAGTGGCCAGCCTTGTAATGCACAGACCCCTCATTCGCATAATTTCATTACCCATGATGGGGAAACACCCGCAGAAATTGTCAGAAAAGCAAAAGCGCAGGTGCTAAAATACCCAACTGTCGAATTTTTGAATGACCGGGTCATTTCTGCTGAAAAATCCGGAGCTTCCTTTGAGCTGAAAACTGAATCAGGTAAAAAGTTAAGGGCTAAAAAACTGGTATTTGCAACCGGTCTGAAGGACAGGATGCCGGATATACCAGGTTTTGCAGAGTGCTGGGGAATCTCGGTGATACATTGCCCTTATTGTCACGGATATGAAGTGCGTCATCAAAAGACAGCAATGCTGGCCAACGGTAATGATGCCCTTCATTTTGCACAGGTCCTCAGCAACTGGACTAAAGAACTGGTTTTATTTACCAATGGTCCAATCAGTCTGGACGCCGATCAGCAAGCACAGTTAATAAAACATGGAGTTTCCTGGATTGAGGCACCGCTAAGTCATATCATACATCAGAATGGGCAGCTGACGCATCTGGTGCTGAAAGATGGACAGGAGCATGCTTTTGCTGTCATGTATGCGCGGATTCCTTTTGATCAGCACAGCAGCCTTCCACAGGAGCTGGGTTGTGCGCTGACCGGGCAAGGCTTCCTGGAGGTAGATGAATTACAACATACCAATATACCGGGGATCTATGCGGCCGGCGACAATACGACGATGATGAGAGCGGTTTCCCAGGCTGTTGCCGCCGGAATGCGCGCCGGAGCTGCCATCAACTATGATCTTATCGTGGAGTCATGGTAA
- a CDS encoding oxidoreductase, which yields MDNQKVWLVTGASKGLGLSLVKQLLKDGFKVAATSRKINELTDAVGADDPNFLPLVLDLKNEDSVAAAIAAGIDRFGRIDVVVNNAGYGLAGSLEELSDEEARANFDVNVFGSLNVIRKVMPHFRAQQSGHIFNIASIGGYTGGFPGFGIYCATKFAVAGFSESLAAEVKPFGVHVTVVYPGYFRTNFLSSGSLLTPENEISAYQEVREVQNAHQHSIDGNQAGDPEKAVAALINITAEEQPPLHLFLGADAYELAHGKIAQVQQALEQFKEITVNTGF from the coding sequence ATGGACAATCAAAAAGTATGGTTGGTAACAGGCGCTTCTAAGGGATTAGGATTGAGCCTGGTAAAACAACTGCTAAAAGACGGCTTTAAAGTAGCCGCAACTTCAAGAAAAATAAATGAATTAACTGATGCCGTAGGTGCGGATGATCCAAACTTCCTCCCTTTGGTGCTGGACCTGAAAAACGAAGATAGCGTTGCTGCCGCGATTGCTGCGGGAATTGATCGGTTTGGCAGGATCGACGTGGTCGTTAACAATGCCGGATACGGTTTAGCCGGAAGCCTGGAAGAACTAAGCGATGAAGAAGCCAGAGCGAATTTTGATGTGAATGTATTTGGCTCATTAAATGTGATCAGAAAGGTGATGCCTCATTTCAGAGCACAGCAGTCCGGACATATCTTCAATATCGCTTCCATTGGGGGATATACCGGCGGATTTCCCGGATTTGGAATTTACTGCGCCACAAAATTCGCTGTAGCAGGTTTCTCCGAATCTCTTGCTGCGGAAGTAAAGCCATTTGGCGTGCATGTAACCGTAGTTTACCCTGGATATTTCAGAACGAACTTTCTTTCTTCAGGCTCTTTGCTGACACCGGAAAATGAAATTTCCGCTTATCAGGAGGTGCGTGAAGTTCAGAACGCACATCAGCACAGTATTGATGGGAACCAGGCCGGCGATCCGGAAAAAGCAGTTGCTGCACTGATCAACATTACAGCAGAAGAACAGCCGCCATTACACCTGTTTCTGGGAGCCGATGCTTATGAACTTGCGCACGGCAAGATTGCTCAGGTTCAGCAGGCACTGGAACAATTTAAAGAAATCACCGTGAATACGGGATTTTAA
- a CDS encoding ligase-associated DNA damage response exonuclease, with amino-acid sequence MALIRFTNKGIYCEQGDFYIDPWKPVKLAVTTHGHADHVKWGNEAYLCHELTKPILLHRLGAELTIQTLRYKEKITINGVELSMFPAGHVIGSAQIRLEYKGEICVISGDYKVEYDGISTAFEPVKCHTFVSESTFGLPIYKWLPQQVIFDQIGTWVDNNQEQGKTSVLIAYSLGKAQRLINGLSETDRPIYVHQSIANLNDAFIEAGVALPETIRISAETRKEELQKGIVIVPPALADGRWIKTLQQAATGVCSGWMQVRAGRRWRSADAGFALSDHADWPGLLSAIKATEAEKVFVTHGFTATFSKYLNEIGIEAEEVKTQYGTEEEEIEIGSLGTPEIKEEAD; translated from the coding sequence ATGGCTTTAATCAGATTCACTAATAAGGGCATATACTGCGAGCAGGGAGATTTTTATATCGACCCCTGGAAACCGGTAAAACTGGCTGTAACGACTCATGGACATGCAGATCATGTAAAATGGGGCAACGAAGCTTATTTATGCCATGAGCTAACGAAGCCGATTCTCCTGCATCGCTTAGGCGCTGAGTTAACGATTCAGACCCTTCGTTATAAAGAAAAAATCACCATTAATGGGGTAGAGCTGAGTATGTTTCCCGCAGGCCATGTGATCGGTTCTGCACAAATCAGACTGGAATACAAAGGAGAGATCTGCGTCATTTCCGGCGATTATAAGGTGGAGTACGATGGGATCAGCACGGCTTTTGAACCTGTAAAATGCCATACCTTTGTTTCGGAAAGCACCTTTGGTCTACCCATTTATAAATGGCTTCCTCAACAGGTCATTTTTGATCAGATCGGAACCTGGGTCGACAACAATCAGGAACAAGGAAAAACAAGCGTTTTAATTGCTTATAGTCTGGGGAAAGCGCAAAGGCTGATCAATGGACTGAGCGAAACGGATCGTCCGATCTATGTGCACCAATCTATTGCCAACCTGAACGATGCCTTTATAGAGGCAGGCGTAGCACTTCCGGAAACGATCAGAATCAGCGCGGAAACCAGAAAAGAAGAACTTCAGAAAGGGATCGTCATTGTTCCCCCTGCCCTTGCCGATGGACGTTGGATAAAGACGCTTCAACAGGCGGCAACGGGAGTTTGTTCGGGATGGATGCAGGTGAGAGCCGGAAGAAGGTGGAGGAGTGCCGATGCAGGATTTGCCCTGAGCGATCATGCGGACTGGCCGGGGTTACTTTCTGCCATCAAAGCAACCGAAGCAGAAAAAGTTTTTGTGACACATGGATTCACGGCCACCTTTTCAAAATACCTGAACGAGATCGGAATTGAGGCGGAAGAAGTGAAAACGCAATATGGAACAGAGGAAGAAGAAATAGAAATCGGCTCCCTGGGAACCCCGGAAATAAAGGAGGAAGCAGATTGA
- a CDS encoding helix-turn-helix transcriptional regulator, translating to MSKTESLEDFYREKFNWLPDNLQEGIGHFNVFNLENHLGPNAVPVKYSRRDFYKVCLMRGRNIYHYADKSVEISGSTLMFFNPKVPYTWECLNDDGSGYFCIFTDAFFTEKIRGNLTELPMFAPGGKPSFVLNEEQDKQVNALFLKMMEELDSDYVYKYDLIRNYVTELIHFALKIQPAENLYQHPDANSRITSVFTELLERQFPIETPRQRFTMRSAADFSEQLAVHVNHLNRAIKETTGKTTTMHITERIVTEAKALLKHTDWNIAEIAWCLGFEESAHFNNYFKKHTRFNPSQFRNV from the coding sequence ATGTCAAAAACAGAGAGCCTTGAAGATTTTTACCGCGAAAAGTTCAATTGGCTTCCTGATAATCTTCAGGAAGGCATTGGACATTTTAATGTTTTTAACCTGGAAAATCACCTGGGCCCCAATGCGGTCCCTGTCAAGTACAGCCGAAGAGACTTTTATAAAGTCTGCCTTATGCGGGGAAGGAACATTTACCATTATGCGGATAAAAGCGTGGAAATTTCCGGATCTACACTGATGTTCTTCAATCCAAAAGTTCCTTATACCTGGGAATGTTTAAACGATGATGGCTCTGGCTATTTCTGCATCTTCACGGATGCTTTTTTTACGGAGAAAATCCGTGGTAACCTGACCGAGTTACCCATGTTTGCTCCCGGAGGTAAGCCTTCTTTTGTCTTGAATGAGGAACAGGACAAACAGGTCAATGCCCTCTTTCTGAAAATGATGGAAGAGCTTGATTCCGATTATGTGTACAAATACGACCTCATCAGAAACTATGTAACTGAACTGATTCATTTTGCTTTAAAGATTCAGCCGGCAGAAAATCTATACCAGCATCCTGATGCCAATTCCAGGATTACATCCGTATTTACCGAATTGCTGGAACGTCAGTTTCCTATTGAGACTCCGCGACAGCGCTTCACGATGCGCTCGGCTGCAGATTTTTCGGAGCAACTTGCTGTGCATGTAAACCACCTCAACAGGGCAATTAAAGAGACCACAGGAAAGACTACGACAATGCACATTACAGAGCGGATTGTAACGGAAGCCAAGGCATTGTTAAAGCATACCGACTGGAACATCGCTGAGATTGCCTGGTGTCTTGGATTCGAAGAGTCTGCCCATTTTAACAACTATTTCAAAAAACATACCCGCTTCAATCCCTCTCAATTTAGAAATGTTTGA
- a CDS encoding GAF domain-containing sensor histidine kinase: MAISMATQIDLDIISSEEERIKALKRYDILDTPPDGSFDRLTKLAANLLKVPIAIVSLVDTDRIWFKSKYGIDAQQIDRDEGLCASAILADELYQIKDASIDPRTLSNPLVAGSFGLKFYAAVPLRTKDGFNLGTFCVIGKEPRILNTEEEEILRDLRDIVMDQIELRLASRTNLAQHNQILNTTAHDLKNPLTTIPVRADLIKMKKSNPDMVDTLCDQIKIASLNMVRIIDELLQVGSMEAGKIHLMLIKVNASFLVSNVVSMNLPLAERKSQTLNFSYEKDLYVNADEGKLTEIVDNLVNNAIKYSPMGTNIFVRVKEENHNVLIEVEDQGLGLTREDQSKLYQRFTRLSAQPTGGENSTGLGLSIVKVLVEAHEGTIRAESEGKGKGCKFIVELPARNS; the protein is encoded by the coding sequence ATGGCAATCTCAATGGCGACTCAAATAGATCTCGATATTATTTCATCAGAAGAAGAAAGAATTAAAGCCCTGAAAAGGTATGATATTCTTGACACGCCACCGGATGGCTCATTTGACCGGCTAACGAAGCTGGCTGCAAATCTATTGAAAGTACCTATTGCGATCGTGAGCCTGGTGGATACAGACAGGATTTGGTTCAAGTCGAAATATGGAATCGATGCGCAGCAGATTGACCGTGATGAAGGGCTTTGTGCATCTGCAATCTTAGCTGATGAGCTTTACCAGATCAAGGATGCTTCCATCGATCCCCGGACACTGAGCAACCCACTTGTTGCAGGCTCTTTTGGTTTAAAGTTTTATGCTGCTGTTCCATTGCGGACTAAAGATGGCTTTAACCTGGGTACTTTCTGCGTCATCGGTAAAGAACCAAGAATACTGAACACTGAAGAAGAGGAAATTCTGAGAGACCTGAGGGACATTGTGATGGATCAGATCGAATTGAGACTGGCTTCAAGAACAAACCTTGCTCAACATAACCAGATTTTAAATACCACTGCTCACGACCTTAAAAATCCATTGACCACCATTCCTGTACGTGCTGACCTTATCAAGATGAAGAAGAGCAATCCGGATATGGTAGATACCCTTTGCGATCAGATAAAAATTGCCAGTCTGAACATGGTTCGCATTATTGATGAACTGTTGCAGGTAGGAAGTATGGAAGCTGGGAAAATTCATTTGATGTTGATTAAAGTGAATGCATCATTTTTAGTCAGCAATGTGGTTTCTATGAACCTGCCCCTCGCGGAAAGAAAAAGCCAGACCTTAAATTTCAGTTATGAAAAGGACCTGTATGTGAATGCTGATGAAGGGAAGCTAACAGAGATCGTCGACAACCTGGTCAATAATGCCATCAAATATTCGCCCATGGGCACCAATATTTTTGTTCGTGTAAAAGAAGAAAACCATAACGTGCTGATTGAGGTGGAAGATCAGGGCTTAGGTCTGACCAGAGAAGATCAAAGTAAACTATACCAGCGTTTCACCCGTTTAAGTGCCCAACCTACCGGAGGAGAAAACTCTACAGGCCTTGGGCTTTCCATCGTAAAAGTCCTGGTGGAGGCTCATGAAGGAACCATCCGCGCAGAGAGCGAAGGAAAAGGCAAGGGCTGTAAGTTTATCGTTGAATTACCGGCAAGGAATAGCTAA
- a CDS encoding aldose 1-epimerase family protein, whose product MISLENTKIHASFSSKGGELQSLRHKETNLEYLWSGNPDYWGKFSPILFPIVGGLKNNTYYFRDEAFTLPRHGLARDREFKLSQISETEILFTLEQDEESLKVYPFEFRLGLRYTLSEDTLSCTYEVTNTGNQALWFSIGGHPAFAVPLKDGLTYDDYYLQFNKDHQLISNKIKQDLIDDETDIIGLTDGKLPLKHELFYEDALVFKNLKSDSISLKSDADAHGLEFQFRNFPFFGIWSAKDADFVCLEPWCGIADGIHHQQKLEEKEGIISLPPKAEWTRQWQVTCF is encoded by the coding sequence ATGATTTCCCTAGAAAACACCAAGATCCATGCTTCCTTCTCTTCCAAAGGCGGAGAGTTACAAAGTTTAAGACATAAAGAAACAAACCTGGAGTACCTCTGGAGCGGCAATCCGGATTACTGGGGTAAATTTAGTCCGATCCTTTTCCCCATTGTTGGAGGTTTAAAAAACAACACCTATTATTTTAGGGATGAAGCATTTACCCTCCCCCGCCATGGCCTGGCCAGAGACAGGGAGTTTAAACTGAGCCAAATCTCTGAAACAGAAATTCTCTTTACCCTGGAACAGGATGAAGAAAGTCTGAAGGTATATCCATTTGAGTTCCGCCTGGGACTGCGCTATACCCTCTCAGAAGATACGCTGAGCTGCACCTATGAAGTTACAAACACAGGAAATCAGGCATTATGGTTTTCTATTGGAGGCCATCCTGCTTTCGCTGTACCTTTAAAAGATGGATTAACATACGATGATTACTACCTGCAGTTTAATAAAGACCATCAGCTCATTTCGAATAAGATCAAGCAGGACCTGATCGACGATGAAACCGACATCATCGGATTAACTGATGGAAAACTTCCTTTGAAACATGAATTGTTTTATGAAGATGCGCTCGTCTTTAAAAACCTGAAAAGTGATTCCATTTCTTTAAAAAGTGATGCAGATGCTCATGGTCTTGAATTTCAATTCAGGAATTTCCCTTTCTTTGGAATATGGTCTGCGAAAGATGCTGATTTTGTATGTCTGGAACCCTGGTGTGGCATCGCCGATGGCATTCATCACCAACAAAAACTGGAAGAGAAAGAAGGTATAATATCTTTACCCCCAAAGGCAGAATGGACCAGACAATGGCAGGTAACTTGCTTTTAG